Proteins encoded within one genomic window of Hemiscyllium ocellatum isolate sHemOce1 chromosome 27 unlocalized genomic scaffold, sHemOce1.pat.X.cur. SUPER_27_unloc_24, whole genome shotgun sequence:
- the LOC132807787 gene encoding zinc finger protein 239-like: MVKPEDSHTVEKPWKCCDCGRGFHAPSVLEIHRRSHTGERPFSCPECGKGFTCSSHLLDHRRVHTGEKPFSCPECGKGFTYSSHLLAHQRVHAGERPFPCSECGKAFSKSSDLLKHQRVHRGERPFSCPECGKAFSDSSILLRHQWVHIGKRPFSCPECRKGFTRSSALLTHLRVHTGEKPFSCPECRMAFSRSSHLLRHQRVHTGERPYSCLQCGKCFTQPSNLLTHQRIHTRERPFSCSECGKGFAVSSNLVAHRRVHTGERPFSCPECGKAFSNSSALLRHQRVHTGEKPFSCPECGKGFTRSSTLLTHQRVHTGERPFSCPECRKAFSDSSALLKHQRVHTGERPFSCPECGKRFTFSRNLRKHQRGHQRSQQSDSTADTAMSNPQD; this comes from the coding sequence ATGGTTAAACCAGAGGACTCCCACAccgtggagaaaccgtggaagtgttgcGACTGCGGGAGAGGCTTCCATGCCCCATCTgtcctggagattcatcggcgaagtcacaccggggagaggccattctcctgccccgagtgcggaaaaggctttacctgctcctcccacctgctggacCACCGccgagtccacactggggagaagccattctcctgccctgagtgtgggaagggcttcacctactcctcccacctgctggcccaccagcgcgTCCACGCTGGGGAAAGGCCCTtcccctgctctgagtgtgggaaggccttcagcaaatcctcggacctgctgaagcaccaacGAGTCCacagaggggagaggccattcagctgccctgagtgcgggaaggccttcagtgattcctcgattctgctgaggcaccagtgggtccacatcgGGAAAAGGCCGTTCTCGtgccctgagtgcaggaagggcttcacccgctcttcTGCTCTGCTGACCCATCTGCGGGTCCACACGGGTGAAAAGCCCTttagctgccccgagtgcaggatgGCCTTCAGCAggtcttcccacctgctgaggcatcagcgagtccacactggggagaggccgtactCCTGCCTCCAGTGCGGAAAGTGCTTTACCCagccctccaacctgctgacccaccagcggatccacacccgCGAGAGACCGTTCtcctgctccgagtgcgggaagggtttTGCTGTTTCCTCTAACCTCGtggcccaccggcgggtccacacgggggagaggccattcagctgccccgagtgcgggaaggccttcagcaattcctctgccctgcttagGCACCAGCGCGTTCACACCGGAGAGAAGCCGTTctcctgcccagagtgcgggaaggggtttacccgctcctccacactgctgacccaccagcgggtccacacaggggagaggccattcagctgccccgagtgcaggaaggccttcagcgattcctccgctctgctgaagcaccagcgagtccacaccggggagaggcccttcagctgccctgagtgcggaaAGAGGTTTACATTTTCCCGCAACTTGCGGAAGCACCAGCGGGGGCACCAGCGCTCACAACAATCAGATTCCAC